The proteins below come from a single Xenopus tropicalis strain Nigerian chromosome 9, UCB_Xtro_10.0, whole genome shotgun sequence genomic window:
- the LOC100494566 gene encoding taste receptor type 2 member 40-like: protein MLSAIQIIKTIILITTGSCGIILNSWIVAVHLSHRKKGVSLGDCDQIVLIMGVTNVLLQGLLTFSGIIENFELYEHFTKEFIFVIDMFFLFLTFLWIWLTAWLAICYCLRLVNISHRFFIGLKKRISSGITQLLLGTAVILGIINIPIFWTLNIKAKQNTTSTLPVNFIISDSDIKYMSFTAAFGCCLPTLITSLCMGLSLMSLLKHVQRMKQNHSQSWSGKMKTLARACMTIFLLMALNLFFFLTIFHIILSKFKIDSNGNTLIFCIIMASPVGQVLILLFGNSKLRSDLLKTCF from the coding sequence ATGCTGTCGGCCATTcagataataaaaacaattattctGATCACAACCGGATCATGTGGAATCATCCTAAACTCATGGATTGTAGCTGTGCATCTCAGCCATAGGAAGAAGGGAGTGAGCCTTGGGGACTGTGATCAAATTGTTCTAATCATGGGGGTCACCAACGTTCTTCTCCAGGGCTTATTAACTTTCAGTGGGATAATTGAAAATTTTGAGCTATATGAGCATTTTACCAAGGAATTCATTTTTGTGATTGACATGTTCTTCTTATTTCTAACGTTTCTCTGGATTTGGCTCACTGCCTGGCTCGCTATCTGCTACTGCTTGAGACTCGTCAACATTTCACATCGGTTCTTTATTGGCTTAAAAAAGAGAATCTCTTCTGGAATTACTCAACTCCTGTTGGGAACAGCGGTGATTTTAGGCATTATCAATATTCCAATTTTTTGGACACTGAACATCAAAGCAAAGCAAAATACAACTTCCACCTTACCAGTTAATTTCATTATCTCTGACTCAGACATTAAATACATGTCCTTCACTGCTGCGTTTGGTTGCTGCCTGCCAACTCTTATAACTTCTCTCTGTATGGGACTCAGCTTAATGTCCCTTTTGAAACATGTCCAGAGGATGAAGCAGAATCACTCTCAGTCCTGGAGCGGCAAAATGAAGACCCTTGCAAGAGCCTGCATGACAATATTCCTCCTTATGGCTCtgaacttgttttttttcttgacaaTTTTTCATATTATTCTATCAAAATTCAAGATTGACAGTAATGGGAATACTCTCATCTTCTGTATAATCATGGCAAGTCCCGTGGGCCAAGTTCTCATTCTGTTGTTTGGAAACTCAAAGTTACGGTCTGATTTGTTAAAGACTTGTTTCTGA
- the t2r43 gene encoding bitter taste receptor 43, whose amino-acid sequence MLSAIQIIRTIILIITGPCGIVLNSCIVAVHLSHWKKGVSLGDCDQIILIMGVTSVLLQCSLTFNGIADNFELYGHFDKEIVFVNDMFFLFLNFFWIWLTAWLAICYCLRLVNISHRFFIGLKKRISSGVSLLLLGTAVILGVINIPIFWTLNIKAKQNITSTLPVDFLISDSDIKYLSFTAAFGCCLPTLITSLCMGLSLMSLLKHVQKMKQNHSQSWSGKMKTHARACMTIFLLMALNLFFFLTIFSIILSKFEIENNWNTLIFCIIMASPSGQALILLFGNSKLRSDLLKTCF is encoded by the coding sequence ATGCTGTCTGCCATTCAGATAATAAGAACAATTATTCTGATCATAACCGGACCATGTGGGATCGTCCTAAACTCATGTATTGTAGCTGTGCATCTCAGCCATTGGAAGAAGGGAGTGAGCCTTGGGGACTGTGATCAAATCATTCTCATCATGGGGGTCACCAGCGTTCTCCTCCAGTGCTCATTAACTTTCAATGGGATAGCTGACAATTTTGAACTATATGGGCATTTTGACAAGGAAATCGTTTTTGTGAATGACATGTTCTTCTTATTTCTAAACTTTTTCTGGATTTGGCTCACTGCCTGGCTCGCTATCTGCTACTGCTTGAGACTCGTCAACATTTCACATCGGTTCTTTATTGGCTTAAAAAAGAGAATCTCTTCTGGGGTTTCCCTGCTCCTGTTGGGAACAGCGGTGATTTTAGGCGTGATTAATATTCCAATTTTTTGGACACTGAACATCAAAGCAAAGCAAAACATAACCTCCACCTTACCAGTTGACTTCCTTATCTCTGACTCAGACATTAAATACCTGTCCTTCACTGCTGCATTTGGTTGCTGCCTGCCAACTCTTATAACTTCTCTCTGTATGGGACTCAGCTTAATGTCCCTTTTGAAACATGTCCAGAAGATGAAGCAGAATCACTCTCAGTCCTGGAGCGGGAAAATGAAGACCCATGCAAGAGCCTGCATGACAATATTCCTCCTTATGGCTCtcaacttgttttttttcttgacaaTTTTTAGTATTATTCTATCAAAATTCGAGATTGAAAATAATTGGAATACTCTCATCTTCTGTATAATCATGGCAAGTCCCTCCGGTCAAGCTCTCATTCTGTTGTTTGGAAACTCAAAGTTACGGTCTGATTTGTTAAAGACTTGTTTCTGA
- the t2r34 gene encoding bitter taste receptor 34 (The RefSeq protein has 2 substitutions and aligns at 97% coverage compared to this genomic sequence), giving the protein MDPSSKLNIVYSLFTPNVATIAGAFTNAYITLVILFDYFQTKIMSASNKVLVALSLSNVYVSLILSVNSIISFFWPQMYAEPYVKGYILALLIFGIASCAWTTTCLCVFYFVKIINFSSRLLTSFKMRINILVPWLILFSEVVSLGCSFLTLLPYANSLEPSSNTTLFYSVNSTSGVSGIYTGFMKVTFVAVCVPLLIIFVTTFSTIGSLYLHSRRMESTGTTNSVTPHRSAVCMIAWLLLLYTVIFVVLFSYFLHPISPPSFGYWMSYNLIYVFTLVQSVVLIQGNPKLKEAFARYFNGFCSMKKAT; this is encoded by the exons ATGGATCCCTCCAGCAAACTCAACATTGTGTATTCTCTTTTTACACCAAATGTGGCCACCATCGCGGGAGCCTTCACTAATGCCTATATTACTTTGGTGATTTTGTTCGAttattttcaaacaaaaataaTGAGCGCCAGCAATAAGGTATTAGTTGCCCTGAGCTTATCCAATGTTTACGTTTCTCTTATATTATCCGTTAACTCAATTATCAGTTTTTTTTGGCCCCAAATGTACGCAGAACCATACGTCAAGGGCTACATCCTTGCTCTGCTCATATTTGGAATTGCTTCATGTGCCTGGACTACTACCTGCCTCTGTGTCTTCTACTTTGTGAAGATAATCAACTTCAGCTCCAGGCTTCTTACTAGCTTCAAGATGAGGATCAACATCCTTGTTCCGTGGCTCATACTGTTTTCAGAAGTGGTGTCCTTGGGCTGCAGTTTCCTTACTTTACTGCCTTATGCTAATAGCCTAGAACCTTCATCAAACACCACATTGTTCTACTCAGTCAACTCAACATCAGGAGTAAGTGGCATCTACACTGGATTTATGAAGGTTACCTTTGTTGCtgtttgt ctTCCTTTGTTGATTATATTTGTTACTACCTTCTCTACCATTGGCTCGCTATATTTGCACAGTAGGAGAATGGAGAGTACAGGGACAACTAACAGTGTGACTCCTCATCGAAGTGCTGTGTGTATGATGGCATGGCTCCTTCTTCTATATACTGTTATTTTTGTGGTGCTGTTTTCATATTTTCTTCATCCTATCAGTCCACCAAGCTTTGGCTATTGGATGAGTTATAACCTGATATATGTATTTACTTTGGTGCAATCTGTCGTTCTAATTCAAGGTAACCCTAAACTGAAGGAAGCATTTGCAAGATATTTCAATGGTTTTTGTT
- the t2r37 gene encoding bitter taste receptor 37, which yields MDLHNFGLVFWFFLLILEVIIGTLTNAFIVVVLLLGYFKKQTMNESDKILIALSITNICSSLVSSAAIMILFMWPWIYSHSNATFCIFSLTIFGTISMVWLTACLCVFYFVKILNFSSGILLWAKMKISNFVPWLIFFSELVSLCWTFFTMLPLVTKEQSSGNISSLHSVNATSDTNTIIFELICTAVSLPLMIIIITTFSTTGSLYLHRRRMEKNLGASSSLKAHQSVVWMMIRLLLLYTLVFVVQILHFSGTVAPLSFEYCLNYFILFSIPVAQSVLLIQGNPKLKDKLKQISLVCTTADGTK from the coding sequence ATGGATCTCCACAACTTTGGCTTAGTGTTCTGGTTTTTTTTACTGATCCTGGAGGTTATTATTGGAACACTCACAAATGCCTTCATCGTAGTGGTGCTTCTGCTCGGATACTTCAAAAAACAGACTATGAACGAAAGTGATAAAATATTAATAGCTCTGAGCATCACCAATATTTGTTCTTCTCTTGTCAGTTCTGCTGCAATTATGATATTGTTTATGTGGCCTTGGATTTACAGCCATAGTAATGCTACTTTCTGTATCTTCAGCCTGACCATTTTTGGCACAATTTCAATGGTTTGGCTCACAGCCTGCCTTTGTGTCTTCTACTTCGTAAAAATACTCAATTTCAGCTCCGGGATCCTCCTTTGGGCTAAGATGAAGATCAGCAACTTCGTTCCATGGTTGATATTCTTCTCAGAATTGGTCTCCTTGTGCTGGACTTTCTTTACCATGTTGCCCTTAGTCACCAAGGAACAATCTTCAGGAAACATCTCATCTCTCCATTCAGTCAACGCAACGTCGGACACAAATACCATCATCTTTGAACTGATATGCACTGCTGTTTCTTTGCCTCTGATGATCATTATAATCACTACTTTCTCTACTACTGGGTCACTTTATTTGCACAGGCGAAGAATGGAGAAGAACTTGGGTGCTTCAAGCAGTCTGAAAGCTCATCAAAGTGTTGTCTGGATGATGATACGCCTCCTGCTTTTATACACACTTGTATTTGTGGTACAAATTCTTCATTTTAGTGGTACCGTTGCCCCATTAAGCTTTGAATATTGTCTCAATTACTTTATCTTATTTTCCATCCCAGTAGCACAATCCGTCCTTCTCATTCAAGGTAACCCTAAACTGAAGGACAAGCTGAAGCAAATAAGCCTTGTTTGCACCACAGCTGATGGGACAAAGTAA
- the t2r24 gene encoding bitter taste receptor 24 precursor, which translates to MLSEFHLIFVIALVLSWTCGTVLNSSIVAVYLSDWKKGLNLGACNGIILAMGCTNLLLQWFLTFHLMSLTYQLFIIFAKPLLLSVVSFIVNFSVSLSFWLTAWLSGYYCVRLVNSSNRFFIRLKRGMSMVVTYCLLGTVVTLFIIQVPVIWKVHTKLNQNLTNIYSAFDNYTELASVNATFACFLPTIITSFCIGLSLISLLKHIWRLKQNASQFWNPQLKNHFKACRTMLLLLTVNLIFFLAISISFRYKLDDPRQYVAWFIMSSNPSSQAVILLFGNSRLATAWSKVLFSH; encoded by the coding sequence ATGCTGTCAGAATTCCACTTGATTTTCGTCATTGCTCTTGTTCTATCATGGACTTGTGGGACCGTCCTGAACTCATCCATTGTAGCCGTGTATCTCAGTGACTGGAAGAAGGGATTGAACCTCGGTGCCTGCAATGGAATCATTCTCGCCATGGGTTGCACCAACCTACTCCTGCAGTGGTTTTTAACATTCCATCTGATGTCTCTGACGTAccaattattcattatttttgccAAACCGTTACTTTTATCTGTTGTTTCCTTTATAGTAAACTTTTCAGTTTCTCTCTCATTTTGGCTCACTGCCTGGCTCTCCGGCTACTACTGTGTGCGACTGGTCAACTCCTCCAACAGATTTTTCATCCGATTAAAAAGAGGAATGTCCATGGTGGTTACATACTGCCTACTGGGAACAGTGGTTACTCTGTTCATTATTCAAGTGCCCgttatttggaaagtacacactaAACTCAACCAGAATCTAACAAATATTTATAGTGCCTTCGACAATTATACTGAACTTGCTTCAGTTAATGCCACATTTGCGTGCTTCCTCCCAACTATTATAACTTCCTTCTGCATTGGACTCAGCCTGATCTCCCTTCTGAAACATATCTGGAGGTTGAAGCAGAATGCTTCTCAGTTCTGGAACCCTCAGCTGAAGAACCACTTTAAAGCCTGCAGGACAATGCTACTTCTTTTGACTGTGAACTTGATATTCTTTCTGGCTATTTCTATTTCCTTTCGGTATAAGCTTGATGATCCTAGGCAATATGTAGCTTGGTTTATTATGTCGTCCAATCCCTCAAGCCAAGCCGTAATTCTTTTGTTTGGCAACTCCAGGTTAGCAACTGCCTGGTCAAAGGTCTTGTTTTCTCATTAA
- the t2r47 gene encoding bitter taste receptor 47 (The RefSeq protein has 1 substitution, 1 frameshift compared to this genomic sequence), translating to MLSELHLIFSIGLVLSWICGTVLNSSIVAVYLSDWKKGLNLGACNQIILTMGCTNLLLQSFLTFHLMFITYQFSVLLDKELLLAAVSFGLHFSISLSFWLTAWLSGYYCVKLANSSNRFFIRLKREVSTVVAYCLLGTVLTLFIAEMPVIWTTHIITDQNQTSIYCIMDDNIALVSFNFTISCLLPTIMTSFCIGLSLISLLKHVHKMKQNTSQFWNPQLKSHVKACRTMLLLLAVNLIFSLAVFISSQPTDKAEVIGVYVPWFILMSYPSAKAIILLFGQSSCFLSKRVI from the exons ATGCTCTCAGAACTCCACTTGATTTTCAGCATTGGTCTTGTTCTATCATGGATATGTGGGACCGTCCTAAACTCATCCATTGTAGCCGTGTATCTCAGTGACTGGAAGAAGGGATTGAACCTTGGTGCCTGCAATCAAATCATTCTCACCATGGGTTGCACCAACCTACTCCTGCAGAGCTTCTTAACATTTCATCTGATGTTCATAACTTATCAGTTCTCCGTTCTGCTTGACAAAGAATTACTTTTAGCCGCTGTCTCTTTTGGTTTACACTTTTCAATTTCTCTCTCATTTTGGCTCACTGCCTGGCTCAGCGGCTACTACTGTGTAAAACTGGCCAACTCCTCCAACAGATTCTTCATTCGATTAAAAAGAGAAGTTTCTACTGTGGTTGCCTACTGCCTACTGGGAACAGTGCTTACTCTGTTCATTGCTGAAATGCCCGTTATTTGGACAACGCATATAATAACAGACCAAAATCAAACAAGCATTTATTGTATTATGGATGATAATATTGCACTTGTTTCATTTAACTTCACAATTTCTTGCCTCCTTCCAACTATTATGACGTCCTTTTGTATTGGACTCAGCCTGATCTCCCTTCTGAAACACGTCCATAAGATGAAGCAGAATACTTCTCAGTTTTGGAACCCTCAGCTGAAAAGCCATGTAAAGGCCTGCAGGACAATGCTACTTCTGTTGGCTGTGAACTTGATATTCTCATTGGCTGTTTTTATTTCCTCCCAGCCGACAGATAAGGCTGAAGTTATTGGGGTATATGTACCCTGGTTTATTTTGATGTCATATCCCTCAGCTAAAGCCATAATTCTTCTCTTTGGGAACTCCAGGTTAGCAACTGCCTG TCAAAGTTCTTGTTTTCTCAGTAAAAGGGTTGTATGA
- the t2r23 gene encoding bitter taste receptor 23 (The RefSeq protein has 9 substitutions compared to this genomic sequence) codes for MLSELHLIFGIALVLSWICGTVLNSSIVAVYLSDWKKGLNLGACNQIILTMGCTNLLLQSFLTFHLMFITYQFSVLLDKELLLAAVSFGLHFSISLSFWLTAWLSGCYCVQLFNSSNRFFILLKREVSTVVAYCLLGSVLTLFIAEMPIIWTTHITTDQNQTSIYSMMDDNIALVLFNFTISCLLPTIITSFCIGLSLMSLLKHVHKMKQNSSKFWNPQLKSHVKACRTMLLLLAVNLIFSLTVFISSQLKDKAGVSGIYVPWFILMSNPSGKAIILLFGNSRLATAWSKFLFSQ; via the coding sequence ATGCTGTCAGAACTCCACTTGATTTTCGGCATTGCTCTTGTTCTATCATGGATATGTGGGACCGTCTTAAACTCATCCATTGTAGCCGTGTATCTCAGTGACTGGAAGAAGGGATTAAACCTTGGTGCCTGCAATCAAATCATTCTCACCATGGGTTGCACCAACCTACTCCTGCAGAGCTTCTTAACATTTCATCTGATGTTCATAATTTATCAGTTCTCCGTTCTGCTTGACAAAGAATTACTTTTAGCCGCTGTCTCTTTTGGTTTACACTTTTCAGTTTCTCTCTCAATTTGGCTCACTGCCTGGCTCAGCGGCTGCTACTGTGTGCGACTGTTCAACTCCTCCAACAGATTCTTCATTCGATTAAAAAGAGAAGTTTCTACTGTGGTTGCCTACTGCCTACTGGGAACAGTGCTTACTCTGTTCATTACTGAAATGCCCATTATTTGGACAACGCATATAACAACAGACCAAAATCAAACAAGTATTTATAGTATGATGGATGATAATATTGCACTTGTTTTATTTAACGTCGCAATTTCTTGCCTCCTTCCAACTATTATAACGTCCTTTTGTATTGGACTCAGTCTGATGTCCCTTCTGAAACACGTCCATAAGATGAAGCAGAATTCTTCCAAGTTTTGGAACCCTCAGCTGAAAAGCCATGTAAAGGCCTGCAGGACAATGCTACTTCTGTTGGCTGTGAACTTGATATTCTCTCTGACTGTTTTTATTTCCTCCCAGCTGAAAGATAAGGCTGGAGTTAGTGGGATATATGTACCCTGGTTTATTTTGATGTCAAATCCCTCAGGTAAAGCCATAATTCTTCTCTTTGGGAACTCCAGGTTAGCAACTGCCTGGTCAAAGTTCTTGTTTTCTCAGTAA
- the LOC100492564 gene encoding taste receptor type 2 member 43, translated as MLSEFDLIFAVALVISWTCGTVLNSSIVAVYLSDWKKGLNLGACDQIILTMGCNNLLLQWFLTLNLIFVVYGLYSLLAKVLLVAVVSLVLNFGIAFSFWLTAWLSSYYCVKLVNFSNRFFIRLKREASGVVTYCLLGTAVILFSTRLPIIWSVQITTDQNLTRISNVLYDNIVHLSFNTIFIYFLPTIITSFCIGLSLMSLLKHVRKMKQNTSQFWNPQLKSHIKACRTMFLLLTVNLIFFLSISIFSMLFSKTEGTGQYVTRFIMLLNPSSQAIILLFGTSRLATAWSKVLFSK; from the coding sequence ATGCTGTCAGAATTCGACTTGATTTTTGCCGTCGCTCTTGTCATATCGTGGACATGTGGGACCGTTCTAAACTCATCCATCGTAGCCGTGTATCTCAGTGACTGGAAGAAGGGATTGAACCTTGGTGCCTGCGATCAAATCATTCTCACCATGGGTTGCAACAATCTACTCCTGCAGTGGTTTTTAACATTAAACCTGATCTTCGTGGTTTATGGATTATACAGTCTATTGGCCAAAGTATTACTTGTAGCCGTTGTCTCCTTGGTATTAAACTTTGGAATTGCTTTCTCGTTTTGGCTCACTGCCTGGCTGAGTAGCTACTACTGTGTGAAACTGGTCAACTTCTCCAACAGATTCTTTATACGATTAAAGAGAGAAGCTTCCGGTGTGGTTACATACTGCCTACTGGGTACAGCGGTTATTTTGTTCAGTACTCGCCTGCCCATTATTTGGTCAGTGCAAATAACAACAGACCAAAACCTAACAAGGATTAGTAATGTCTTATATGATAATATTGTACATCTTTCATTTAACACCATATTTATCTACTTTCTTCCTACTATTATAACATCATTCTGTATTGGACTCAGCCTGATGTCCCTTCTGAAACACGTCCGGAAGATGAAGCAGAATACTTCTCAGTTCTGGAACCCTCAGCTGAAGAGCCACATTAAAGCCTGCAGGACAATGTTCCTCCTTTTGACTGTGAACTTGATATTCTTTCTGTCTATTTCTATTTTCTCAATGCTGTTCTCTAAGACTGAAGGTACCGGACAATATGTAACCAGGTTTATTATGTTGTTAAATCCTTCATCTCAAGCCATAATTCTTTTGTTTGGAACTTCCAGGTTAGCAACTGCCTGGTCAAAGGTCTTGTTTTCTAAGTAA